Proteins encoded in a region of the Halodesulfovibrio marinisediminis DSM 17456 genome:
- a CDS encoding RNA polymerase sigma factor produces MRNFICQENSKVPDRDVVVSVLNGDTEAYALLVKKYQAKIYSIFVRSIQSQAVAAELAQDVFLKAFERLEQFSPENKFSSWINAIAINTLRDYWRKDGRKSSFTDELNVDQTHSDSTVETHILNGSIMQVVQQLPVLYRETLLLRFRDDLSVKEIADSLGIGVSATKMRLKRGIEIVSAAVGGER; encoded by the coding sequence ATGCGAAACTTTATTTGTCAGGAAAATAGCAAAGTCCCAGATAGGGATGTTGTTGTCTCCGTTCTTAATGGAGACACAGAGGCATATGCTCTGCTGGTAAAAAAGTATCAGGCTAAAATTTACAGTATCTTCGTTCGTTCAATCCAGTCACAGGCCGTGGCAGCTGAGTTGGCTCAGGATGTTTTTCTAAAAGCCTTTGAACGGCTGGAGCAGTTTTCACCTGAAAATAAGTTCTCCTCATGGATTAATGCCATCGCAATTAACACGCTACGCGATTATTGGCGCAAAGATGGACGGAAATCATCTTTTACTGATGAATTAAATGTGGATCAGACTCACAGTGATTCAACAGTTGAAACACATATTCTTAACGGCAGTATCATGCAGGTTGTTCAACAGCTTCCTGTTCTTTATCGAGAGACACTGCTGCTGCGGTTTCGCGACGATTTATCCGTCAAGGAAATTGCAGATTCTCTGGGGATTGGGGTAAGCGCAACAAAGATGCGCTTAAAAAGGGGAATTGAGATCGTTTCAGCTGCTGTGGGAGGGGAAAGATGA
- a CDS encoding PP2C family protein-serine/threonine phosphatase, with the protein MPIRIKILLIILLTAIPPIFFLRFTGMESMNELAGKVETRTEKLLLQNISTSLQRIVHDHARLLKRESQLINAALDILANDAASAISSSQVPIRNVESDDEMVSAMQGKDHHEEMMKRGGICIFSHSKRIKKDLSLLVPTLEEFANRYPDLILWQQVRLLDNSQLFLPTKKGASEQQCLFGDMAPPSLEHGSSWSRPMHDPIFNSSIFTASQNIYVDDKVIGTVTIAVPVSTLLRDPGHLSKLSSNVTSYLVYATPEGDVLTVATRTPGKEEGRWFTSPNTDIDLDAGTSKQISRNILQGKGSLLSTSIDGVGFIIVYAPLGIGKTALLISVPRIDVVRDAAKETDVIRSIFTHQMDTSQLLLTGTVLLLGIMAIVLSGSLSKNIHKLVYAVREVGTGNFSVRIEDVGKDEIGELGKAINEMVPSLEENVHLKSSLQLASVVQRKLLPHAAPSPPSYDIAGASFYCAETGGDYYDFIDFASGSASEQVMAVGDVVGHGVPAALLMATARAYLRSCTRNDFALSEITRKANELVAYDTFGTGQFMTLYLASLDTLTNTLTWTRAGHDAAMVYRRSESQFVEFKGMGGTALGVTTDVTYPENSEKLLPGDIVVMATDGIWEARSPEGTMFGKELMKTIIRDNSELSSQDLIDKLYSSALDYAQQPSLEDDFTCIVIKCLSKK; encoded by the coding sequence ATGCCTATCCGAATAAAAATTCTGTTAATTATATTGCTGACAGCAATCCCCCCTATTTTTTTCTTACGTTTTACGGGCATGGAGTCCATGAACGAGCTTGCGGGGAAAGTTGAGACTCGAACAGAAAAACTGCTTCTTCAAAATATTAGTACATCACTACAGAGAATTGTTCATGATCATGCACGGTTATTGAAAAGGGAAAGTCAGCTTATTAATGCAGCATTAGATATTCTTGCTAATGATGCTGCCTCTGCTATCAGCTCATCACAAGTACCGATACGCAATGTGGAATCTGATGATGAAATGGTTTCTGCAATGCAAGGTAAAGATCATCATGAAGAAATGATGAAGCGCGGAGGGATATGCATATTCTCCCACTCTAAGAGAATAAAAAAAGATCTTTCATTGCTTGTCCCCACTCTTGAAGAATTTGCCAACCGTTACCCGGATTTGATCCTTTGGCAACAGGTTCGACTGTTAGATAACTCTCAATTGTTTTTACCAACAAAAAAGGGAGCATCTGAGCAGCAATGTTTATTTGGAGATATGGCTCCTCCGAGTCTTGAGCATGGGTCCTCGTGGTCAAGACCAATGCATGATCCAATATTTAATAGTTCAATTTTTACGGCATCACAGAATATTTATGTAGATGATAAGGTAATAGGTACAGTAACTATTGCAGTTCCTGTCAGCACACTTCTGCGTGATCCGGGACATCTATCAAAGCTTTCATCTAATGTTACTTCCTATCTTGTTTATGCCACACCAGAGGGTGATGTTCTGACAGTGGCAACGCGAACACCCGGTAAAGAGGAAGGCAGATGGTTTACCTCTCCCAATACCGATATTGATCTAGATGCCGGAACCAGCAAACAGATTTCGCGTAATATTCTGCAGGGAAAAGGAAGTCTGTTGAGTACTTCTATAGATGGTGTTGGGTTCATAATTGTATATGCACCGTTGGGTATAGGTAAAACGGCCTTGCTCATTAGTGTTCCGCGAATCGATGTTGTGCGTGACGCTGCTAAAGAAACGGATGTTATCCGGTCAATTTTTACTCATCAAATGGACACATCACAGCTGTTATTAACTGGAACAGTCTTGCTTTTGGGCATAATGGCAATTGTTTTATCGGGCTCATTAAGTAAGAACATTCACAAACTTGTTTATGCAGTCCGTGAAGTAGGCACAGGAAATTTTTCGGTACGTATAGAAGATGTCGGGAAAGATGAAATCGGGGAGCTTGGAAAAGCAATTAATGAGATGGTGCCATCGCTGGAAGAAAATGTTCATCTAAAAAGCTCTCTCCAGCTGGCAAGTGTTGTGCAGCGTAAGTTGTTACCGCACGCAGCGCCATCTCCTCCCTCATACGACATAGCCGGAGCCAGCTTCTACTGTGCTGAAACAGGCGGTGATTATTATGACTTTATTGACTTTGCCTCGGGAAGCGCCTCTGAACAGGTGATGGCTGTTGGCGATGTGGTCGGTCACGGCGTTCCGGCGGCATTGCTTATGGCTACTGCTCGCGCCTACTTGCGCTCCTGTACTAGAAATGATTTTGCCCTGTCTGAAATAACACGTAAAGCAAACGAACTGGTTGCTTATGACACATTTGGAACCGGTCAGTTTATGACATTATATCTCGCTTCATTAGATACTCTTACAAACACATTAACATGGACACGGGCAGGACATGATGCAGCGATGGTGTATCGTCGTTCAGAATCTCAATTTGTTGAATTTAAAGGAATGGGCGGGACGGCTCTTGGTGTTACAACAGATGTGACCTATCCTGAAAATTCAGAAAAGTTGCTGCCCGGTGATATCGTGGTCATGGCGACTGATGGTATATGGGAAGCCCGGTCACCAGAGGGTACTATGTTTGGAAAAGAGCTTATGAAGACAATCATTCGTGATAACAGCGAGCTTTCTTCTCAGGATCTTATCGATAAACTTTATTCCAGCGCGTTGGATTATGCCCAACAGCCCTCACTGGAAGATGATTTTACATGCATCGTCATTAAGTGCCTTAGTAAAAAATAA
- a CDS encoding DASS family sodium-coupled anion symporter has translation MREYLLKFSPVIITVGMALCPMPEGLTPEGWYFLSIFIGVIVGLIIEPVPAALVGLVGVSVVAVLGLVDSNPTASRNWALSGFSNGVIWLVFSAFMFALGYKKTGLGRRISLILIKYLGRNTLGVGYAIAFSDALLAPFMPSNTARSAGTIYPIVSNIPLMFNSTPDHEPRKIGSYLTWVGIASTCVTSSMFLTALAPNLLAVDLIAQSSGVQISWGQWGKIMIPAMLPLFLLTPWLAYVIYPPTQKNSPEAPAWAAKELEKLGSVSRKELMMLGYAILALFLWIFGKDLGINSTIAAVLVLSLMVLSGVISWDDVISNKSAWNVLVWFATLVAMASGLNKTGVLPWIGTLSAEYLQSMPPASVALFLVLMFFVFHYFFASTTAHTTALMPLFMVTATGLLPAEMIPKVALMLAGSLGLMGIITPYATGPSPIWYGSGFISQARWWFLGLVFGGIYLGSMLILTLFYV, from the coding sequence ATGCGTGAATATTTATTGAAATTTTCCCCTGTTATCATCACCGTTGGTATGGCTTTGTGCCCTATGCCTGAAGGGCTTACGCCAGAAGGTTGGTACTTTCTAAGTATATTTATTGGAGTGATAGTCGGGTTGATCATTGAGCCTGTGCCCGCTGCCCTTGTAGGGCTTGTGGGGGTATCTGTAGTTGCTGTTCTTGGTTTGGTTGACTCAAATCCAACAGCTAGTAGAAATTGGGCTCTTTCAGGTTTTTCCAATGGTGTTATCTGGCTCGTATTCTCAGCATTTATGTTTGCTCTTGGGTATAAGAAAACCGGACTTGGAAGACGAATCAGCTTGATCCTCATTAAATATTTAGGACGAAATACCCTTGGAGTTGGCTATGCCATTGCTTTTTCCGATGCATTGCTAGCTCCTTTTATGCCTTCAAATACAGCACGTAGTGCAGGTACAATCTATCCGATCGTTAGTAACATTCCTCTTATGTTCAACTCTACTCCGGATCACGAACCACGAAAGATAGGCTCGTATCTGACATGGGTCGGTATAGCCTCAACATGTGTGACCAGTTCTATGTTCCTGACCGCATTAGCACCAAATTTGCTAGCAGTAGATCTTATTGCACAAAGTAGCGGGGTTCAAATAAGCTGGGGACAATGGGGGAAAATCATGATTCCAGCCATGTTGCCTCTATTTCTCCTTACCCCATGGCTTGCATATGTAATCTATCCGCCTACTCAAAAAAACTCTCCTGAAGCTCCAGCGTGGGCTGCAAAGGAACTTGAAAAATTAGGTTCTGTAAGCCGAAAAGAACTTATGATGCTTGGATACGCTATCCTGGCTCTTTTTCTTTGGATATTTGGCAAAGATCTAGGGATAAACAGCACTATTGCTGCGGTGCTTGTTTTGTCTTTGATGGTCCTTAGTGGCGTAATTTCGTGGGACGACGTTATAAGTAATAAGAGCGCCTGGAACGTATTAGTTTGGTTCGCGACACTCGTTGCGATGGCTTCTGGACTCAATAAAACTGGTGTTCTTCCATGGATTGGCACTCTTTCCGCAGAATACCTTCAGAGCATGCCACCGGCTTCAGTTGCACTATTCCTTGTTCTTATGTTTTTTGTATTCCACTACTTCTTTGCAAGTACCACAGCGCATACGACTGCGCTTATGCCATTGTTTATGGTGACAGCAACCGGTCTGCTTCCAGCTGAAATGATCCCCAAAGTAGCTCTCATGCTGGCAGGCAGCCTTGGGTTGATGGGGATAATTACTCCATATGCGACCGGTCCATCCCCTATTTGGTACGGTTCCGGCTTTATCAGTCAGGCTCGATGGTGGTTCTTAGGTCTTGTCTTTGGCGGCATTTATTTAGGTTCGATGCTCATCCTCACGTTATTTTATGTCTAA
- a CDS encoding response regulator yields the protein MRSKIFITFLLLMLIMLGAITFALPHIKETFENSLKTQLVANTKLASIMVEKLLDESTEQYLRGITQTSSTIAQYYENKHKLGKLTLAEAQEQAHKALTPLLIGDSVYSFVITPKNISNLDQIVQDCPAPNDLSPEFLNKMMKQKEGLLRIRKGKGVYPEDDIAYMTYFSPWKWIIGAVIYGEEKHTPIELTYFTRTLANSNLSPVAGSYVTILKLDGLILYHPFLIGSNALNFIDPKTKKYFFKEVFERVKKEGLETPRSGWMNYHFIKREEKSTFGDKLLYYIYEPKNKLVVATIINKDDLLRPYHRLVQDIEVIASLMLIIVILLAFFSSKHLIERIEALKEAARKLSRNEYDLNLKKVASDEIGELEEAFDDAGKKISSLTKSQKEMNENLERLVKERTDALHVALHDAESATEAKSEFLANMSHEIRTPINAITGIAYLMEQQETLPQQKKYIKKIEIAAQSLLQIINDILDFSKIEARKLELEKTTFSLHDVMEKVTAVVGVSAADKKLEFIISYDPDVPMNYVGDPLRLAQIITNLMSNAIKFTDEGEVGIYVSKVKKDVLRFEVRDTGIGLTKEEISKLFKSFTQADTSVTRKYGGTGLGLAISKQLVQMMGGLIWVQSEKGKGSSFFFTVNLKELSSPKDEQVLFTKQRILIVDDSPSWQASLLNTLSVYNFDVDVVSSGKEALKKVKTGPSYDLVLVDWNLPDTNGANLVEKLDSILPSSSHSIIMVSAYDENYCREEGQCITTFLQKPINPSELYNLILSYFGQEITEHVDSNVKKANLKEELTTRKGSRVLLVEDSDLNRDIIKEMLAHSGILIDEAHNGLEAVEIVKLHPDKYELILMDVQMPVMDGYTATKEIRTFNSNVHIVALTANAMAADIARSKEAGMDGHLNKPINIEEFFATLLRYLTPKVSLQPEEMEKEKQPAQQPVTFKFSTIDAEAGLKYMNGDLALYHKILRNFKTNYEDAHNSLKHLLKENKKEATRLLHTLKGLSASIGAKELHSITKELEVSFDSSLLTSFDQELEKVLKDISSCQDIKQEEQPSTTLPLLEGKTRKNLWGALYKAIRTKRPKNIKGVLDKFTPYSLHEKDAKKLKDIQVLLDKFKYSEALNLLGDQDE from the coding sequence ATGCGAAGCAAGATCTTCATAACCTTTCTGCTTCTGATGCTCATTATGCTGGGCGCGATTACCTTTGCATTGCCACACATCAAAGAAACATTTGAAAATTCGTTAAAAACTCAGCTCGTAGCCAACACCAAACTGGCAAGTATTATGGTTGAAAAGCTTCTTGATGAATCCACCGAACAATACCTTCGTGGAATAACTCAAACAAGCTCTACGATCGCACAGTATTACGAAAACAAGCACAAACTTGGTAAACTCACATTAGCTGAGGCTCAGGAACAAGCTCACAAGGCTCTGACTCCCCTTTTAATTGGTGACTCTGTGTATTCATTTGTCATTACGCCAAAGAACATTTCGAACCTTGATCAGATAGTACAGGACTGCCCTGCCCCGAATGATCTTTCTCCTGAATTTTTAAATAAAATGATGAAGCAAAAAGAGGGGCTCTTACGGATAAGGAAAGGAAAAGGTGTATATCCTGAAGATGATATTGCCTATATGACCTATTTTTCCCCATGGAAATGGATTATCGGTGCGGTAATATATGGTGAAGAAAAACACACTCCTATAGAACTTACATATTTTACGAGGACGTTGGCTAATTCTAATCTTAGCCCTGTAGCGGGTAGTTATGTAACCATCTTAAAGTTAGATGGTCTTATTTTATACCATCCGTTTCTCATAGGAAGTAATGCATTAAATTTTATCGACCCTAAGACTAAGAAGTACTTTTTTAAAGAAGTATTCGAAAGAGTAAAAAAAGAAGGGCTTGAGACTCCACGATCGGGTTGGATGAATTATCACTTCATTAAACGGGAAGAAAAATCGACCTTCGGTGATAAATTACTCTACTATATATACGAACCCAAAAACAAATTGGTTGTTGCCACGATAATTAACAAAGATGATTTATTAAGACCGTATCACCGTCTGGTTCAAGATATAGAGGTGATTGCCTCGTTGATGTTGATCATAGTAATTCTTCTTGCCTTTTTCTCATCCAAACATTTGATCGAACGTATCGAAGCACTCAAGGAGGCAGCAAGAAAGCTTTCAAGAAATGAATACGATCTCAATCTTAAAAAAGTTGCTAGTGATGAAATCGGCGAGCTTGAAGAGGCCTTTGATGACGCAGGTAAAAAAATATCTTCACTGACGAAGAGTCAAAAGGAGATGAACGAAAATCTTGAACGGCTTGTCAAAGAAAGAACAGACGCACTTCACGTTGCGTTGCATGATGCTGAATCTGCTACCGAAGCAAAATCGGAATTTCTTGCAAACATGAGTCATGAAATACGGACACCAATTAATGCTATTACTGGAATTGCATATCTTATGGAGCAACAGGAAACATTACCTCAACAAAAGAAATATATTAAAAAAATTGAAATAGCGGCCCAATCTCTTTTGCAAATTATTAATGATATTTTAGATTTTTCTAAGATTGAAGCTCGGAAACTAGAGTTAGAAAAAACGACGTTTTCGCTACATGATGTTATGGAAAAGGTCACTGCAGTTGTGGGTGTAAGTGCCGCTGATAAAAAATTAGAATTTATTATTAGCTATGACCCAGATGTCCCTATGAATTATGTGGGTGATCCATTGCGCCTTGCCCAAATTATTACCAACTTAATGAGCAACGCCATCAAATTTACTGATGAAGGTGAAGTAGGTATTTATGTTTCCAAGGTTAAAAAGGACGTTTTGCGATTTGAGGTTAGGGACACCGGTATTGGTCTAACTAAAGAAGAAATATCAAAACTTTTTAAGTCATTTACTCAAGCAGATACAAGCGTAACACGCAAGTATGGTGGAACTGGACTTGGTCTTGCTATTTCAAAACAGCTTGTTCAGATGATGGGTGGGCTTATATGGGTTCAAAGTGAGAAAGGAAAAGGCTCATCCTTCTTTTTCACAGTTAATCTTAAGGAGCTTTCATCACCAAAAGACGAACAAGTTCTATTTACAAAACAACGCATCCTTATTGTTGATGATAGTCCATCATGGCAGGCATCTCTTTTGAACACTCTTTCTGTATACAACTTTGATGTAGATGTTGTCAGCTCGGGTAAGGAAGCTCTTAAAAAAGTAAAGACAGGGCCTTCGTATGACCTTGTGTTAGTAGATTGGAACCTACCGGACACCAACGGTGCTAATCTTGTAGAAAAACTAGATTCTATCTTACCTTCATCATCCCATTCTATCATTATGGTTTCAGCGTATGATGAAAATTACTGTAGAGAAGAAGGTCAATGCATCACAACTTTTTTACAAAAGCCAATTAATCCTTCAGAGCTATACAACCTGATACTTTCCTACTTTGGTCAGGAAATAACAGAACATGTTGATTCCAATGTTAAAAAAGCCAACCTTAAAGAAGAACTTACGACAAGGAAAGGCAGTCGTGTATTGCTTGTTGAAGATAGTGACCTGAATCGTGACATAATAAAAGAGATGCTCGCCCATAGTGGAATTTTAATTGATGAGGCCCATAATGGATTAGAAGCCGTAGAAATAGTTAAGCTGCATCCGGACAAGTATGAGTTGATCTTGATGGATGTTCAAATGCCTGTAATGGATGGTTATACTGCCACCAAAGAAATTCGTACCTTCAACTCTAACGTGCATATAGTTGCCCTTACAGCCAACGCCATGGCAGCTGATATTGCCCGCTCAAAAGAAGCAGGCATGGATGGTCACCTTAACAAGCCCATAAACATTGAAGAATTTTTTGCTACACTCTTACGCTACCTAACGCCAAAAGTATCGTTACAACCAGAAGAGATGGAAAAAGAGAAACAGCCAGCTCAACAGCCTGTAACATTTAAATTTTCTACTATTGATGCAGAAGCAGGGCTAAAATACATGAATGGCGACCTCGCGCTTTATCACAAAATTTTACGTAACTTTAAGACAAATTACGAAGACGCCCATAACTCTTTGAAACATCTCCTTAAAGAAAATAAGAAAGAGGCAACGCGCTTATTACATACTTTAAAAGGGTTAAGTGCCAGCATCGGTGCAAAAGAACTGCATAGTATTACTAAAGAACTTGAGGTTAGCTTTGACAGTTCTTTACTGACTAGTTTTGATCAAGAGCTTGAAAAGGTACTTAAAGATATTTCAAGCTGCCAAGATATTAAGCAGGAAGAACAGCCCTCAACCACTCTACCACTTCTTGAAGGCAAAACCCGTAAGAATCTCTGGGGGGCATTATACAAAGCTATAAGAACTAAACGCCCCAAAA